In Leuconostoc kimchii IMSNU 11154, one genomic interval encodes:
- a CDS encoding 2-hydroxycarboxylate transporter family protein, which yields MTKIKISGVSLPLYILMVIILAITIALNKLPLNMLGLTLLLVLLGHLFYYIGNILPVFKSYLGGGSVFTIFASAALATSGIIPANVVNATKTFLNDQGLLDFYIAALIVGAILGMNRNLLLKAAVRFIPVSLAAMIIGFFAVGLVGMLLGIGFGHSVMFVSMPMMAGGIGAGAVPLSHIYAQGLGVSSGSMFSQLIPAVTLGNVLAVIGAALIAKVGANTKYDGHGVLLPINEDEKSKPIKNLDVTRIGVGMMLAFSFFLVGTILNSFIPKIHAYAFIIILVIIVKAFNLIPNQLEESVVMFNKIIMGNLTHAVLAGIGLALIDLHVLKQSLTWEFVLLTLTSVVVMGIASALIGKLFGLYPVESAIAAGMADNSMGGTGNVAVLSASNRMDMIAFAQMGNRMGGAIVLILGGVLIHFLH from the coding sequence ATGACAAAAATAAAAATTAGTGGTGTTAGTTTGCCATTGTATATCCTGATGGTGATCATATTAGCCATTACGATTGCACTCAATAAATTGCCACTTAATATGCTTGGTTTGACATTGTTGTTAGTTTTGCTTGGTCATCTTTTTTACTACATTGGCAATATCTTACCTGTGTTTAAATCCTATCTTGGCGGTGGATCTGTTTTTACCATTTTCGCTTCGGCTGCATTGGCAACAAGTGGCATTATACCTGCGAATGTCGTAAATGCTACTAAAACATTTTTAAATGACCAAGGGTTATTAGACTTTTATATTGCTGCATTAATCGTTGGGGCCATTCTGGGAATGAATCGTAATTTATTGCTTAAAGCGGCTGTCAGATTTATCCCAGTATCTTTAGCAGCCATGATTATAGGATTTTTTGCTGTTGGTTTGGTTGGCATGTTATTGGGAATTGGTTTTGGACATTCAGTGATGTTTGTTTCTATGCCAATGATGGCAGGTGGTATAGGTGCTGGAGCTGTGCCACTGTCGCACATTTACGCTCAAGGTTTGGGTGTGAGTTCCGGATCAATGTTTTCTCAATTAATACCTGCCGTTACCTTGGGGAATGTTCTAGCTGTTATAGGTGCAGCATTAATCGCAAAAGTTGGCGCAAATACGAAGTATGATGGTCATGGTGTCTTATTACCAATCAATGAAGATGAAAAAAGCAAACCAATAAAGAATCTGGATGTTACGCGTATTGGGGTTGGCATGATGTTAGCCTTTTCATTCTTCTTGGTTGGCACTATTTTAAATAGCTTTATTCCTAAAATTCATGCATATGCTTTCATTATTATTTTGGTTATTATTGTTAAGGCATTTAACTTGATTCCGAATCAGCTTGAGGAGTCAGTAGTCATGTTCAACAAAATTATCATGGGCAACTTGACACATGCAGTATTAGCCGGCATAGGGTTGGCATTGATTGATTTGCATGTATTAAAACAATCATTGACCTGGGAATTTGTTCTTTTAACGTTAACCAGTGTTGTTGTAATGGGTATTGCAAGCGCCCTGATTGGAAAACTGTTTGGCCTATATCCTGTCGAATCTGCGATTGCTGCAGGAATGGCGGACAATAGTATGGGTGGCACAGGTAATGTGGCGGTACTATCCGCTTCAAACCGAATGGATATGATTGCTTTCGCTCAAATGGGGAATCGAATGGGCGGTGCAATCGTTCTGATTTTGGGAGGCGTGCTCATTCATTTCTTGCATTGA